The Curtobacterium sp. MCSS17_015 genomic sequence TCCTCTTCGGAGAGCTCGTCCACACCGAGGATCGCGATGATCTCCTGCAGTTCCTTGTTCTTCTGCAGGATCGCCTTGACGCGGGTGGCGGTCTCGTAGTGGTCGGCACCCAGGTACCGGGGGTCCATGATCCGCGAGGTCGACGTCAGCGGGTCGATCGCCGGGTACAGACCCTGCGACGCGATCTCACGCGACAGCTCGGTCGTGGCGTCGAGGTGCGCGAACGTCGTCGCCGGTGCCGGGTCGGTGTAGTCGTCGGCCGGCACGTAGATCGCCTGCAGCGAGGTGATCGAGTGACCACGCGTCGAGGTGATGCGCTCCTGGAGCACACCCATCTCATCGGCGAGGTTCGGCTGGTAACCCACCGCGGACGGCATGCGACCGAGCAGCGTCGAGACCTCGGAACCGGCCTGCGTGAAGCGGAAGATGTTGTCGATGAAGAGCAGGACGTCCTGCTTCTGCACGTCGCGGAAGTACTCCGCCATCGTCAGCGCCGACAGGGCCACGCGGAGGCGCGTTCCCGGCGGCTCGTCCATCTGGCCGAACACGAGGGCCGTCTTGTCGAAGACCCCCGCCTCTTCCATCTCACCGATGAGGTCGTTGCCCTCACGGGTGCGCTCACCGACGCCGGCGAACACCGAGACACCACCGTGGTCCTGCGCCACGCGCTGGATCATCTCCTGGATGAGGACGGTCTTGCCGACGCCCGCACCACCGAAGAGGCCGATCTTGCCACCCTGCACGTAGGGGGTGAGGAGGTCGATCGACTTGATGCCGGTCTCGAACATCGTGGTCTTGGACTCGAGCTGGTCGAAGGCCGGGGCGTTGCGGTGGATCGGCCAGCGCTCGGTGATCTCGAGCTTCTCGTCCGTGTTGAGCACGTTGCCGAGGACGTCGAAGACCTTGCCCTTGGTGACGTCACCGACGGGCACCGAGATCGGGGCGCCGGAGTCG encodes the following:
- the atpD gene encoding F0F1 ATP synthase subunit beta, with protein sequence MTDTATTAVETSSAPGVGRIARVTGPVVDIEFPHDAIPEMYNLLFTTITIGDSSQEIGLEVAQHLGDDLVRAISLKPTDGLVRGQEVRDSGAPISVPVGDVTKGKVFDVLGNVLNTDEKLEITERWPIHRNAPAFDQLESKTTMFETGIKSIDLLTPYVQGGKIGLFGGAGVGKTVLIQEMIQRVAQDHGGVSVFAGVGERTREGNDLIGEMEEAGVFDKTALVFGQMDEPPGTRLRVALSALTMAEYFRDVQKQDVLLFIDNIFRFTQAGSEVSTLLGRMPSAVGYQPNLADEMGVLQERITSTRGHSITSLQAIYVPADDYTDPAPATTFAHLDATTELSREIASQGLYPAIDPLTSTSRIMDPRYLGADHYETATRVKAILQKNKELQEIIAILGVDELSEEDKITVERARRIQQFLSQNTYMAKKFTGVEGSTVPLKDTIESFRAIADGQFDHVATQAFFNVGGINDVEEKWAQIQKENR